TTGTCGGGCGGCCAGCGCCAGCGTGTCGCCATGGGCCGGGCCATCGTGCGCGATCCCAAGGTTTTTCTGTTCGACGAGCCGCTGTCGAACCTCGATGCCAAGCTGCGCGTTCACATGCGCGCCGAGATCAAGGCGCTGCACCAGCAGCTGAAAACCACCTCGGTCTACGTCACGCACGACCAGATCGAGGCGATGACCATGGCCGACCGCATCGTCGTCATGCATGACGGGCTGATCCAGCAGGTCGGCGCGCCGCTCGATCTCTATGACCGTCCAGCCAACATGTTCGTTGCCGGCTTCATCGGCTCGCCCGGCATGAATTTCCTGCCGGCGACGATTCGCAAGGGCGATGGATTGGAAGCGGAGCTGGCCGATGGCCAGTCGCTGAAACTGCTGGACGGCCTGCCGCTCAAGGAGGGTGATACAATCACCGTCGGCCTGCGGCCCGAGCATATCCGGCTGGCCGCTGACGGTGCTCTGCAAGGCGAGGTGGGGGTGGTGGAGCCGCTCGGTCTGTCGACGCAGTTCTACGTCAAACTGGCCGGCCAGCAGCTTTGCGTCTTCGCCATGGGCCGTGCCGGGGTAAAGCCCGGCGATACTGTGCGGCTCGCGGCCGATCCGGCGTCGCTGCATCTGTTCGACCCGAAAAGCGGCGATCGCATCGGGTAGGGGACTCAGTCCGCCGACCAAACAAAAAACGCCGCCCAATGGGCGGCGTTTTGCATTCCACAGAAACCCAGATTACTTGATCTTGGTTTCCTTGAATTCGACGTGCTTCTTGGCGACCGGGTCGTACTTGCGGAACGACAGCTTGTCGGTCTTGGTACGGCTGTTCTTGCTGGTCACGTAGAAGAAACCGGTGTCGGCGGTCGACAGAAGCTTGATCTTGATGTTTGCGGCTTTGGCCATGGTATCAGTCCGTTTGTTCGTGGAGTTTTGGCCGCTGGAGCACGGGGAAAACACCCGGACGCGGGAAACTTGGCGCGACACATAAAGAACGTACCCGGAAAGTCAAGCCCGGCCGACCCCGATGTGGCCCGTTCGATCTGCCCGGTATGCACAAATTACACGGTTACCGCCTCGGGCGTGGCAACCTTCTTCCAGTCCCCGGTCGTGTTCCACCAGCGATTCGGATTGGCGCGGTCGTCCAACCCCTTGGAGCGGCTGGCAAGGATCGGCTGCAGGCGGATCACCGGCTCCTGGTAGGAATGCGCCTGGAAAATCGCCTCGACGACGCGGCTGGCCAACGCCTGGTCATCAGGCAGTTCGAATGAAACCTCGACCGTGCCCGGGCGGCGGCGCAATTCGGCTTCGGCGCCGGCGGCCGCACCTTCCAATGGCCTGTAGCGCTCGACGCCGTACGCCGATTGATAGGCGTTGCGGTCATACTTGCCCATGGCCAGCGGGGCGATCGCGACCACCGCGTCCATGATACGGTCGACATCCGCGGCTGGGGCCTGGAAGGTCACAAGCAGCAGAAGCGTCATTCGAAGGGATGTGGTTTCAAAGCCGCTGTCGATCATGGGAGTGTCCTCAACTTCCGATGTTTGGGAACACTTCTTTTAACGCCTGGCTGCTGACATGGTTCTGTCAGCAGCCTGCCGCCGCACGGCGGAGACAAAGGGCTTTTGTCGCGCTAGAGGAGAATCTTGCGCACAAGCCTGAAGCAGACCAGGACGATGTAGGCGGCGAAGAACAGGCCGAGCGACCAGCCGAAGCCGGAAGGTCCGAAACTGTCCATGCCGATCCCGATCGCCTGCGGGCCAAGCACCATGCCGACGCCGTAGCACAGCACGAAAGCGGCATTGGCCGACGCCAGTTCGTGGCCAGAAAGCTGCGAACCGAGATGGGCGAGGCCGATCGTGTACATGGCCGCGACGACACCGCCCCAGACGAAAAGCAGCGCTGCCATGAAGTGCCAGTTCGCGGCGAAGAAGGGCATGAACACCGTGCCGGCCAACCCTACAATGGCGCAGGCGAGCAGCAGATAGCGGCGATCGCTCACCCTGTCGCTGATCATGCCGATCGGT
The genomic region above belongs to Mesorhizobium sp. B4-1-4 and contains:
- a CDS encoding ABC transporter ATP-binding protein → MASVTLEKVRKDYGAVRVLHAVDLEIADGEFVVLVGPSGCGKSTLLRMIAGLEEASGGEIRIGERLVNDVAPKDRDIAMVFQSYALYPHMDVSKNMGFSLMLRKAEKPAIDARVDGAAKRLGLDSFLQRLPRQLSGGQRQRVAMGRAIVRDPKVFLFDEPLSNLDAKLRVHMRAEIKALHQQLKTTSVYVTHDQIEAMTMADRIVVMHDGLIQQVGAPLDLYDRPANMFVAGFIGSPGMNFLPATIRKGDGLEAELADGQSLKLLDGLPLKEGDTITVGLRPEHIRLAADGALQGEVGVVEPLGLSTQFYVKLAGQQLCVFAMGRAGVKPGDTVRLAADPASLHLFDPKSGDRIG
- the rpmG gene encoding 50S ribosomal protein L33, which encodes MAKAANIKIKLLSTADTGFFYVTSKNSRTKTDKLSFRKYDPVAKKHVEFKETKIK